The genome window TATATATTGGTTAATGTGACCGAGTTTTAAATAGAAAGTTAAAGAAAAGTCGTTCAATCCATTATCGAAACTTTGatattaaatatatttgagATGTAATGTCGGTGTTTGTCGCTTCAGTCTTTCGTAGTAgtatgaattgattttttttagtaaaatgatACGGTTCGGTATAAAGCTGTGACATCCTGTCGTTATCACATTTAGTACTACCGACTGCAGAAACTCAACAAATCTTATTTGAAAGTATAGTGTTTGCGGTTGTGATTACTGAGAATGAAGATTCATGTAATCCCTGAAAGATTGTTACTCTTCTTGTCAcataaatttattacttttttgttgtgtgagagggaacaaaataaattatgcaGATTTCTGCTGTCGATTCGACTCGAGTAAAGTTTTTTCTCAAGAGTACCAATTTATTGAGGAAATAGTTTTCCAAAATCTTGAAAAACAATCGTACGCATATTTACCAGAAGCCTATGTTACCCATTTCCCTTCTCGTTTCTACTTTTTGACACAGAGACGATGTCTAACTTCGACGTCGATTGATACCTGCTTCGAATCACCACCTTTCATCCTTACTTTTGGTGGTTCTTGAGCCAATTAATTGACTTTTAGTTATGATATCCTGGGACTATtattgggaaaacattttcccatttttttttattttcccaaattttcctaaatttttccaaatttccacaaaactaattttttgggaaaattaaggaaaaatctTCCTAGAAGATATGGGAAGGTATAGGAAAATATGATCaaatgttttcacaaaaatagtaTCTGTATAAATCAGTCtaacaaagttaattaaatttacagaaacaaGCAGAAAATCATGACTCATGTTGCGACGTTTCTGATTTTCTGTATGGTTTTCATCATATCCGCACAACGACCTAGCTCAAGTCATCGCTCAGATGTTTATATTGCTGGCTTCTTTCCGTACGGAGATGGTGTTGAAAATGCAGCTACAGGTAATTTTTAACATCTGATTACTCGTTCCTTTCTAGTACTCATATAATTGCATCATTAGGCCGAGGAGTTATGCCTAGCGTCAAACTAGCCCTTGATCACGTCAACGAACATTCCAATATTTTAAGAAACTATCGGCTTCATATGTGGTGGAATGATACAGAAGTGAGACCGTATCTGTCCTATTCACCAACCTCTTAAATTtacatcaattttttcttcagtgTAACGCTGCGGTTGGAGTCAAATCATTTTTCGATATGATGCACTCCGGACCCCATAAGTTAATGTTATTTGGTGCGGCGTGTACTCATGTTACCGATCCAATAGCAAAAGCTAGCAAACATTGGCACTTAACCCAATTGTCTTACGCCGACACGCATCCAATGTTCACCAAAGACGCATTCCCGAATTTCTTCCGCGTTGTACCATCCGAAAATGCATTCAACGCACCGCGTTTGGCATTGTTGAAGGAATTCAACTGGACCCGTATCGgaacaatttatcaaaatgaacCGAGATATTCATTGCCACATAATCATATGGTAGCTGATCTGGATGCAATGGGCTTTGAAGTGGtcgaaacgcaaagttttgtGAACGATGTCAGTGAAGCGTTGAAGAAATTGGCGGAAAAAGATGTTAGAATCATTTTGGGTAATTTCAACGAGCATTGGGCGAGGAAACTTTTTTGCGAAGCTTATCGATTGGAAATGTACGGACGCTCCTATCAATGGCTCATAATGGGAACGTACTCCGTGGAATGGTGGAATATTACCAGCGACTGTTCGCAGGAAGAATTGGTGACTGCTTTAGAGTCAACGATTTTAACCGATCTGCTACCTTTGTCTACAACGGGTGATATCACCGTTTCGGGAATCGTACGCTAAGCCACGGTTAAAAAGAGTTCAATCCTTTAACTAACCTATCAAACATTTGTACACAGACGGCTGAAGAATATTTGGCTGAATACGATAGCAGACGAGGTGGTGAATACTCTAGATTCCATGGCTACACATATGATGGAATTTGGGCGGCAGCTTTGGCTATTCAATACGTAGCACATCGGAAGGATCAATTTTTGTCACGCTTTGAATACCGTGTTAAGgattgggaaaacattttccttgaGGCATTAAAAAACACAAGCTTCGAGGGCGTCACTGTAAGTGATTGAACTAAAGCATATTTTTCTCGTTTAGAAGCTTTTGTTGAGCTTTCGGGATTGTACCATACTTAGACGAGTAGCCTATGAGAATCGCCTATTGAGTTCAAATAGTCAGAAGCTTGTTTTCTCCTTTGCTGCCTCTTCCATGGTTGGCACCTTTCCTAGAAAGTTCTTGTTCCTCCCGCAAACTgctaaatgaaatgaactgCTAACTGCAGTCTAGTGACCATATTAAATAAACTCTCTCGAATAACTATGTCTAAATATAGGGTCCAGTGAGATTTTATAACAACGAACGTCGTGCCAATATTTTACTGAAACAATTCCAATTTGgcaacgaagaaaaaattggcgAATACAATTCCATTCACAATCGCTTAGACTTTTCCCCAGGAAAACCACTGAAATGGGTAACGAATTCGAAAACTTATCACAAACACTGACCACGACGACAATTAAATCATTGTGACTTTATAGATTGGTCGTTCACCGCCGAAAGATCGAACATTGAGGATCATTGAACATAGTCAAGTGAATTTGACGATTTATGCGATACTGGCAAGTTGTTCTGCTTTGGGAATTTTGATGGCAACCGTTTTCCTGGTCTTCAATATTAAATATCGTAATCAAAGGTTGGAATTTGATGGAATGGTACGACGATGCAGTTCGTTAAGACTGTTCGTTCTGTTTTAGATACATTAAAATGTCCAGTCCACATTTGAACAATTTGATTATCGTTGGATGTATGCTCACGTATCTGAGCGTTATATTTTTGGGACTTGATAGTGGCCTGAGCAGCATATCAGCATTTCCATATATTTGTACAGCAAGAGCCTGGCTGTTAATGGCCGGATTCAGTTTGGCTTTTGGTGCAATGTTTTCAAAGGTGAGATTAGTCTCCGTAAGAGTTGCGtgataacaaaaattcaaaattaatttccgaTAGACCTGGCGGGTGCATTCCATCTTCACGGACGTTAAGTTGAACAAAAAAGTGATCAAAGATTACCAACTGTTTATGGTGGTTGGTATTTTATTGGCTATCGATTTAGTTATAATGACAACATGGCAGATTGCCGATCCCTTCTATCGCGACACGAAACAAATTGAACCGCTGGTATGTGGTTTACATTGCCTGTGTTTTAGTAAACGGTCATTTGCTAAGATAAATTCTTTCACAGCATCATCCATCCTTGGAAGATGTTCTGATTGTGCAAGAAAACGAATATTGTCAGTCGAAAAGCATAACCATCTTCATTGGAATCATTTACGCATACAAAGGAGTGCTTCTGGTGAGTACATCACTAGTCTAGCGTCAAccgaacaaagaaaaaactaaaattttgaacCACTGTTTCATTGGCAGATTTTCGGCGCTTTTCTGGCATGGGAAACTCGACACGTATCGATACCAGCTCTAAACGACTCCAAACACATTGGCTTATCAGTCTACAATGTTTTGATCATGTGCATCATGGGCGCCGCCATTGCATTGGTTTTATCTGATCGCAAAGACGCCGTGTTTATCTTGATCtctttatttataattttttgtacgACTGGCACATTGTGTTTGGTGTTCGTTCCGAAAGTAAGATTGGTAGTAATTCCATTAGTATAGTTGTTTCCATTACCCAGTGCTTTTAGAAGGATGGCAATgcgaatttacaaaaaaaaaatcaatttcaatttcagctggttgaaatgaaaagaaatccTCAAGGGACGGTCGATAAACGGATCAGAGCCACATTGCGTCCAATGTCGAAAAATCGTAGAGATTCATCCGTGTGCGAATTGGAGCAACGTCTTAGAGACGTAAAGTCGAACAATTGTCGCTTCCGTAAAGCGTTAATGGAAAAAGAAGCCGAATTACAGGTCAGTACCGAAAAGGAGTCTACCAGCGAAATACCATCAGACCCtcaatttgaacgaaatgacATTTCCAGGCATTGATTCGTAAACTGGGACCTGAAGCACGCAATTGGTTGGATGGAGTCAGTTGCGAATCGGAACCGTTGCTGAATCAATCGAAACTGTCAGTTCCAACAGTTCGCCGAGATTTGCCAAGCACAACGGAGATAACTGAAATGACATCCGTAGGTAGTGTGACATCGACGCATGCTGAACAGGAAAACGGAACGGTTACAACGGACAGtcgaaagtaaaatattttgattttgaatgtaaGAGAAAGAACTGTTTGGATTGACCAATACCAATTTTAGCGCGAAAAATCTGCAATTTCAAATTGATCCTGTTATGCAGCCGATGATTCAAACCCAACAAATTGCCGATAATAAGGTACCTCCAAAGAGTAACGATACGCAACAAAAGGCACATCAACGCCGGAAAAGTAAAACTCCTGACAACACCCCTGATCATAAAGTGCTTACAACGTCAGAGAGCAGGGAGAGCAATCACTACATTAAGAATAAGACCATGCAATCACCGACTAGTCGAGGAAGGGTAAGCTTTTTGGTACATTGACGTCGTCACTGTCAagtttttacacaaaattcgACTTCATTCAGGACGCTGATGGATTCTCTTCTTCTCGCACAAAGATCAACACCCAATTTAATTCTGCCACAATGACGCATTCTAACAGTGAATTGAATACCATTTGTCCGCACAATAAAGGTAGCACGAAAAGTATGTTGAAACGGGTTCCCATTTTTCTACCATTTTCCgttcgaaaattaaatttgtttttttgccACAGACTTAAACGGCGAACAGCAACGCAGAGTAAGTGTACAGATGGGTGCCGCCTTGAAAAGTAATTTCGTCGTATCACAAAGTGATTTATGGGACACCCAAACATTATCGCATGCCAAACAGCGTCAATCACCGCGTAACCATCCGAATCCACAACGTTGTCAAGAGCACGGTCACATTGTAACATACGATCAGAACAATACGACACCAATCCAACGATCTGTATCAGAAAAGAACCGTACCAAACATCGACACAAATCGAAAGTGCTGATGGGCCAAAGTGAAACGGACAGCGAACGTGAACGCGAAACCGTCAACAATTGTACACAGACACGGAAATTGATCAAATCCGCTCATGCACATCATCATTCATCGCCGAATGTTGCGCCCGACAAGCTTCGTAAGCATCGAACGAAAACCGAATCGTCGATGTACGGTGCCAGTTCGGAATCGGAACTGTTGGATGGTGACACAGCCATATTGCCGATATTTCGAAAACTTTTAACGGAAAAACAGCCTAGATATCGTAGTAGAAATAATGTAGTCGGTGCAAGTTGTCCTAATATTTCAATTAAGTGTGATATTGTTGAGTATTTGTAAGATGTGCGCATATTataaagaagaaagaaaagaaagaaaaaaacaaaaacaaattagtggaaaaaaacattttatcggTGTAATTAGTTGAATTAAAACCGCAACcaaccacaaaaatatttaaacttttATGCACAAACCTTTGGTTGTTGATTTATGGTACAAAGGAATCAAAATCGTCACTTAAATACCCGACACACACCCACACCACTTCGgaatttatctaaatttaTGTGAGTAAAGTACTAAAGTAATTACGAAATTTGCACAACTAAATCTCTCTAACGTAGCATGGGCTAAGtaatttttcactattttttcTTATCGgatcgatttttctttcgtcCACTCCGTAAACCATGTTAATTGTTCGACCATGTTCCCCTGTAAAAAGGAACAGTTCTTCAGAAATACACCCAAAATGTGACTACAATAACTTGAGGAACTCTGCGATAGCTATAAATCAGTGTTCATGAAAATCGTAGCACATCATTAATGTGTCCTCCATTGAAAGATGACATAAtcggttctttcagaactttggtgTCGTTGCAGCAAACTGATTTCAAGAATAAACGTCTATGCGGTCTTAAAAACTCaagttcaaaaaaatgaagtaaaagattcgaagTCCATCTCATGAAAATACTttcatcaaatgaagtaatagatggtAAACCTTCTTGCTGTATGTTAAAGGTTAAACTGtgaatattcaaaattatcTGACTCTCAGGAACATTCTACACTTTATTCAataatcgaattttgagaTCGAGAAAACGACAGAAATTTCATACGCCCAAATACAAACATGTCTATCGTGGtctattgaattttaaaaattaagaaaacatCGAAATGTTTCTAACTAAcgatttttccatattttataaTTGCATGCAAAGCATAAAATGTGCAGTATAGAGAGGACAA of Bradysia coprophila strain Holo2 chromosome X unlocalized genomic scaffold, BU_Bcop_v1 contig_26, whole genome shotgun sequence contains these proteins:
- the LOC119069040 gene encoding gamma-aminobutyric acid type B receptor subunit 2 isoform X1; the protein is MTHVATFLIFCMVFIISAQRPSSSHRSDVYIAGFFPYGDGVENAATGRGVMPSVKLALDHVNEHSNILRNYRLHMWWNDTECNAAVGVKSFFDMMHSGPHKLMLFGAACTHVTDPIAKASKHWHLTQLSYADTHPMFTKDAFPNFFRVVPSENAFNAPRLALLKEFNWTRIGTIYQNEPRYSLPHNHMVADLDAMGFEVVETQSFVNDVSEALKKLAEKDVRIILGNFNEHWARKLFCEAYRLEMYGRSYQWLIMGTYSVEWWNITSDCSQEELVTALESTILTDLLPLSTTGDITVSGITAEEYLAEYDSRRGGEYSRFHGYTYDGIWAAALAIQYVAHRKDQFLSRFEYRVKDWENIFLEALKNTSFEGVTGPVRFYNNERRANILLKQFQFGNEEKIGEYNSIHNRLDFSPGKPLKWIGRSPPKDRTLRIIEHSQVNLTIYAILASCSALGILMATVFLVFNIKYRNQRYIKMSSPHLNNLIIVGCMLTYLSVIFLGLDSGLSSISAFPYICTARAWLLMAGFSLAFGAMFSKTWRVHSIFTDVKLNKKVIKDYQLFMVVGILLAIDLVIMTTWQIADPFYRDTKQIEPLHHPSLEDVLIVQENEYCQSKSITIFIGIIYAYKGVLLIFGAFLAWETRHVSIPALNDSKHIGLSVYNVLIMCIMGAAIALVLSDRKDAVFILISLFIIFCTTGTLCLVFVPKVRLLVEMKRNPQGTVDKRIRATLRPMSKNRRDSSVCELEQRLRDVKSNNCRFRKALMEKEAELQALIRKLGPEARNWLDGVSCESEPLLNQSKLSVPTVRRDLPSTTEITEMTSVGSVTSTHAEQENGTVTTDSRNAKNLQFQIDPVMQPMIQTQQIADNKVPPKSNDTQQKAHQRRKSKTPDNTPDHKVLTTSESRESNHYIKNKTMQSPTSRGRDADGFSSSRTKINTQFNSATMTHSNSELNTICPHNKGSTKNLNGEQQRRVSVQMGAALKSNFVVSQSDLWDTQTLSHAKQRQSPRNHPNPQRCQEHGHIVTYDQNNTTPIQRSVSEKNRTKHRHKSKVLMGQSETDSERERETVNNCTQTRKLIKSAHAHHHSSPNVAPDKLRKHRTKTESSMYGASSESELLDGDTAILPIFRKLLTEKQPRYRSRNNVVGASCPNISIKCDIVEYL
- the LOC119069040 gene encoding gamma-aminobutyric acid type B receptor subunit 2 isoform X2; translated protein: MTHVATFLIFCMVFIISAQRPSSSHRSDVYIAGFFPYGDGVENAATGRGVMPSVKLALDHVNEHSNILRNYRLHMWWNDTECNAAVGVKSFFDMMHSGPHKLMLFGAACTHVTDPIAKASKHWHLTQLSYADTHPMFTKDAFPNFFRVVPSENAFNAPRLALLKEFNWTRIGTIYQNEPRYSLPHNHMVADLDAMGFEVVETQSFVNDVSEALKKLAEKDVRIILGNFNEHWARKLFCEAYRLEMYGRSYQWLIMGTYSVEWWNITSDCSQEELVTALESTILTDLLPLSTTGDITVSGITAEEYLAEYDSRRGGEYSRFHGYTYDGIWAAALAIQYVAHRKDQFLSRFEYRVKDWENIFLEALKNTSFEGVTGPVRFYNNERRANILLKQFQFGNEEKIGEYNSIHNRLDFSPGKPLKWIGRSPPKDRTLRIIEHSQVNLTIYAILASCSALGILMATVFLVFNIKYRNQRYIKMSSPHLNNLIIVGCMLTYLSVIFLGLDSGLSSISAFPYICTARAWLLMAGFSLAFGAMFSKTWRVHSIFTDVKLNKKVIKDYQLFMVVGILLAIDLVIMTTWQIADPFYRDTKQIEPLHHPSLEDVLIVQENEYCQSKSITIFIGIIYAYKGVLLIFGAFLAWETRHVSIPALNDSKHIGLSVYNVLIMCIMGAAIALVLSDRKDAVFILISLFIIFCTTGTLCLVFVPKLVEMKRNPQGTVDKRIRATLRPMSKNRRDSSVCELEQRLRDVKSNNCRFRKALMEKEAELQALIRKLGPEARNWLDGVSCESEPLLNQSKLSVPTVRRDLPSTTEITEMTSVGSVTSTHAEQENGTVTTDSRNAKNLQFQIDPVMQPMIQTQQIADNKVPPKSNDTQQKAHQRRKSKTPDNTPDHKVLTTSESRESNHYIKNKTMQSPTSRGRDADGFSSSRTKINTQFNSATMTHSNSELNTICPHNKGSTKNLNGEQQRRVSVQMGAALKSNFVVSQSDLWDTQTLSHAKQRQSPRNHPNPQRCQEHGHIVTYDQNNTTPIQRSVSEKNRTKHRHKSKVLMGQSETDSERERETVNNCTQTRKLIKSAHAHHHSSPNVAPDKLRKHRTKTESSMYGASSESELLDGDTAILPIFRKLLTEKQPRYRSRNNVVGASCPNISIKCDIVEYL